A region from the Geobacter benzoatilyticus genome encodes:
- a CDS encoding roadblock/LC7 domain-containing protein, translating to MPFRDTLKGIVESVEGGLGVIIMGYDGIAIDEYFLDNAGLDLNLMTVEYSSLLKDVRHTADILKAGGLEEMAVNTARSRVIMRTINDDLFLALILSHDGNYGKGRYLLRRDAYGLNDRLS from the coding sequence ATGCCGTTCAGGGATACGCTGAAGGGAATAGTGGAGAGCGTAGAAGGGGGGCTTGGCGTCATCATAATGGGGTACGATGGCATTGCCATTGATGAGTACTTCCTCGATAACGCCGGGTTGGACCTGAATCTTATGACGGTGGAGTATTCCTCCCTCCTCAAGGATGTCAGGCATACGGCCGATATTCTCAAAGCCGGAGGGCTGGAGGAAATGGCGGTGAATACCGCGCGTTCGCGTGTCATAATGAGAACCATCAACGACGACCTCTTTCTTGCCCTTATTCTCAGCCATGATGGCAACTACGGCAAGGGCCGCTACTTGCTCCGTCGTGATGCCTACGGGCTGAACGACCGCCTTTCTTAG
- a CDS encoding M24 family metallopeptidase, translated as MLQDRIVKIQGILEKQDVEAVLFLNLSNVRYLSGFTGSDGALVVGREGSWFLTDSRYTTQAAREVTACPTIEYRVKLEGIAELLEAQGYRRVGFEDEYTTVAHFAALSAKVAGAELVPMSAGLATLRAVKDADELRLLAETARLASEALLSSLEGLRPGVIERDFALALEFAMRRAGADDKSFDFIVASGERGALPHGRAGEKAIGAGELVTIDFGALYGGYHSDETVTVCVGKADDQQRKIYGIVKEAHDRAIAAVRPGISFTSLDAIARDFIADQGYGDFFGHGLGHGVGLDVHEKPTLSPRGEGIVEEGMVFTVEPGIYIPEWGGVRIEDTVVVTGDGCRLLTKVPKELIILS; from the coding sequence ATGCTACAAGACAGGATTGTTAAAATCCAAGGAATCTTGGAAAAACAGGATGTTGAGGCCGTTCTCTTTCTTAATCTGAGTAACGTCCGCTACCTCTCCGGCTTTACCGGAAGTGATGGTGCGCTTGTTGTCGGCAGGGAGGGAAGCTGGTTCCTGACAGATTCCCGTTATACAACCCAGGCGGCTCGGGAGGTGACGGCGTGCCCCACGATCGAGTACCGCGTCAAGCTCGAAGGGATTGCCGAACTTCTTGAGGCACAAGGATACCGGCGGGTTGGTTTTGAAGACGAATATACGACGGTTGCCCACTTTGCGGCCCTTTCCGCGAAGGTAGCCGGGGCTGAGCTCGTCCCCATGAGCGCCGGGCTTGCCACGCTGCGGGCCGTAAAGGATGCTGACGAGCTCCGCCTGCTGGCCGAGACGGCAAGACTCGCCTCCGAGGCGCTGCTGTCATCTCTTGAAGGGCTCCGGCCCGGGGTGATCGAACGCGATTTCGCCCTGGCTCTTGAATTTGCCATGAGGCGAGCTGGAGCCGATGACAAGTCCTTCGATTTTATTGTCGCTTCCGGCGAGAGGGGGGCGTTGCCCCACGGCAGAGCGGGAGAGAAAGCCATCGGGGCCGGCGAACTTGTCACTATCGATTTCGGGGCACTCTACGGCGGCTACCATTCCGATGAAACGGTGACGGTCTGCGTCGGCAAAGCCGATGACCAACAGCGCAAAATCTATGGTATCGTAAAGGAAGCCCATGACCGGGCCATAGCTGCCGTCAGGCCCGGCATAAGTTTTACCTCGCTGGACGCAATAGCCCGCGATTTCATCGCCGATCAGGGATACGGAGATTTTTTCGGTCATGGACTCGGGCATGGTGTCGGGCTTGACGTCCATGAAAAGCCGACCCTTTCTCCCCGTGGCGAAGGCATTGTCGAAGAGGGGATGGTTTTCACTGTCGAACCGGGTATTTACATCCCCGAATGGGGAGGCGTTCGGATCGAGGATACGGTTGTGGTGACGGGAGACGGGTGCCGCCTCCTCACTAAGGTGCCCAAGGAGCTTATCATTTTGTCCTGA
- the aroB gene encoding 3-dehydroquinate synthase: METLTVGLGDRSYRILGGNGNLPGIGALCRELGLGRIAAIVTNTTVGPLYSGGVAESLSAAGFSPVLVEIPDGEEFKTSETLNTIYNGLIAGGLTRDSFVIALGGGVVGDMAGFAAATYLRGIPFVQVPTTLLAQVDSSVGGKTGINHPLGKNLIGAFYQPRAVVIDVDTLATLAEREYLAGMAEVVKYGVVLDRELFAEVERNVPALLDRDKAVLTRIIMRCCSIKASVVEKDEREAGLRAVLNYGHTLGHAVETLAGYGTYLHGEAVAIGMVQAARLSEHRGLAGPADVERLCALLTSLKLPVELPVFAADAYKGVLMRDKKARDAGLGFVLNKGIGDFSMVCIRDMDEVLAVCGIGG, from the coding sequence GTGGAAACCCTGACGGTGGGGCTCGGTGACAGAAGCTACAGGATTCTGGGGGGCAACGGGAACCTTCCGGGGATAGGTGCGCTTTGCCGCGAACTGGGGCTGGGACGGATCGCTGCGATCGTGACCAATACAACGGTCGGTCCCCTTTACTCAGGGGGCGTTGCCGAATCCCTTTCCGCAGCGGGGTTCTCGCCGGTTCTCGTGGAGATACCCGATGGCGAGGAGTTCAAAACAAGCGAAACCCTGAACACCATATACAATGGGCTGATTGCCGGCGGACTTACCCGCGACTCTTTCGTAATAGCTCTTGGAGGGGGCGTTGTGGGGGATATGGCGGGATTTGCCGCAGCCACCTACCTGCGCGGCATCCCCTTCGTGCAGGTCCCAACCACGCTCCTGGCCCAGGTTGACAGCAGCGTCGGCGGGAAAACCGGCATCAATCACCCCCTCGGCAAGAATCTCATCGGCGCCTTCTACCAGCCCCGGGCAGTGGTCATAGATGTTGATACTCTGGCAACGCTTGCCGAGCGTGAGTACCTTGCCGGAATGGCCGAAGTGGTGAAATATGGCGTAGTCCTCGACCGGGAACTCTTTGCCGAGGTGGAGCGAAACGTGCCTGCGCTACTTGACCGCGACAAGGCCGTTCTTACGCGGATCATCATGCGTTGTTGCTCCATCAAGGCATCGGTGGTGGAGAAAGATGAGCGGGAAGCCGGACTTCGGGCTGTCCTGAACTATGGCCACACCCTTGGGCATGCGGTGGAAACCCTTGCCGGCTACGGAACCTACCTCCATGGTGAAGCGGTGGCGATCGGCATGGTTCAGGCCGCCAGGCTGTCCGAGCACCGGGGCCTGGCCGGGCCTGCCGATGTTGAACGCCTCTGTGCGCTTCTGACATCGCTGAAGCTGCCGGTGGAGTTGCCTGTGTTCGCTGCGGATGCCTATAAAGGGGTGCTGATGCGTGACAAGAAGGCGCGGGACGCCGGGCTCGGTTTCGTGCTCAATAAGGGCATTGGCGATTTCTCCATGGTCTGCATCCGGGACATGGACGAAGTATTAGCCGTCTGCGGGATTGGAGGATGA
- a CDS encoding tetratricopeptide repeat protein: protein MTHGAESSQADIKRYEDMLGADPASYCFAPLAELYRKAGLIDDAISTARKGIELHPDYVGGYLALGRACFDKGEQKESREALERVVKATPDNLVAQKLLGRIYEDIGETGLVRKTLETILSLNPDDRETRAALDELDLRDQSFDLGSDVFADDVPIAEEAVELFDDDESLLEEVEIIEELDDEILDGEIAANTPLLFDEPQINKEPDSEPLSTATIAELYIKQGFLKKALKIYRDLLNANPGNEALRQSIVELKHRIDEDEAHARENAFTSKMPFGDELAEVARENDMAAGTEAADSGSQGDVVARLEEWLDAIGRVRQCRSGIR from the coding sequence ATGACCCATGGTGCAGAATCATCCCAGGCCGATATCAAGCGCTATGAAGATATGCTCGGCGCTGATCCGGCATCTTACTGTTTTGCGCCGTTGGCTGAGCTTTACCGCAAGGCCGGGCTCATAGACGATGCTATCTCCACCGCGCGCAAGGGAATTGAGCTGCATCCCGACTATGTGGGCGGCTACCTGGCCCTAGGACGGGCTTGCTTCGACAAGGGAGAGCAGAAGGAAAGCCGGGAGGCCCTTGAGCGTGTCGTTAAGGCGACACCCGACAATCTGGTGGCCCAGAAGCTCCTCGGCAGGATTTATGAGGACATTGGCGAAACCGGCCTTGTTCGAAAGACGCTGGAGACGATTCTCTCCCTCAATCCCGACGACCGTGAAACCAGGGCCGCCCTGGACGAACTTGACTTGCGCGACCAGAGCTTCGACCTTGGGAGCGATGTTTTTGCCGATGATGTTCCGATTGCCGAGGAGGCAGTGGAACTGTTCGATGATGATGAATCTCTCCTTGAGGAAGTGGAAATAATCGAGGAGCTGGATGATGAGATTCTTGATGGAGAGATAGCTGCCAATACACCCCTGCTCTTCGATGAGCCCCAAATTAATAAAGAACCCGATTCCGAACCGTTATCAACGGCGACAATTGCGGAACTGTACATCAAGCAGGGGTTTCTCAAGAAGGCTCTTAAGATATACCGGGACCTCCTGAACGCCAATCCCGGCAATGAAGCCCTTCGGCAGAGCATTGTCGAGCTCAAGCACCGCATAGATGAAGATGAAGCCCATGCCAGGGAAAATGCATTTACTTCGAAGATGCCCTTTGGCGACGAACTCGCCGAAGTCGCCAGGGAAAACGACATGGCCGCGGGTACAGAAGCTGCTGATTCCGGCTCGCAGGGGGATGTCGTTGCACGTCTGGAGGAGTGGCTCGACGCCATCGGGAGGGTGCGGCAATGCCGTTCAGGGATACGCTGA
- the accB gene encoding acetyl-CoA carboxylase biotin carboxyl carrier protein yields the protein MDIKDLKSLIKMVTETDITEFEMGTGEDKILIKRGCTAPVVQYQAPAPMVAMQPAMMPAAAPSAPAVSAEAAAPAPKAKGNEIASPIVGTFYRAPAPDAAPYVEVGQIVEKGQILCIVEAMKLMNEIEAEYRCKIVDICKENAQPVEFGEALFVVEPL from the coding sequence ATGGATATTAAGGATCTCAAGTCGCTGATAAAGATGGTAACCGAAACTGACATAACCGAGTTCGAGATGGGGACGGGTGAGGATAAAATCCTCATCAAGCGTGGTTGTACGGCACCGGTCGTCCAGTACCAGGCTCCTGCGCCCATGGTTGCCATGCAACCGGCGATGATGCCGGCTGCCGCTCCGTCTGCACCCGCCGTTTCTGCCGAGGCTGCCGCTCCGGCCCCCAAAGCCAAAGGGAACGAGATTGCGTCCCCCATCGTCGGGACCTTCTACCGGGCACCGGCTCCCGATGCTGCTCCCTATGTGGAAGTCGGCCAGATTGTCGAGAAGGGGCAGATTCTCTGCATCGTCGAAGCCATGAAGCTCATGAACGAAATCGAGGCCGAGTATCGCTGCAAGATAGTTGACATCTGCAAAGAGAACGCTCAGCCGGTGGAGTTTGGAGAGGCCCTCTTCGTAGTCGAGCCGCTCTAG
- the aroC gene encoding chorismate synthase, with product MIRYLTAGESHGPQLTAIIEGIPAGLKISEETINVDLARRQGGYGRGGRMLIEKDEVRILSGVRWGESIGSPVTLSVTNRDWVNWQEKMSPQEQYRDDSIRVTRARPGHADLPGAMKYNHRDVRNILERSSARETAVRVAVGSVARSFLDEFGITVSGFVVELGGIRAEKNGISSERLREQASRSELATYDAEAEQRMKAFIDAAREAGDTVGGVVEIVVSGVPVGLGSHVQWDRKLDARLAMAVMSIQAIKGVEIGLGFESARRPGSQVHDEIYFDSSRLAGGGATGFFRNTNNAGGLEGGITNGEEIVVRAAMKPIPTLYKPLKSVDMLTKEPFEATVERSDVCAVPAAAVVAESVVAVEIANALLEKFGGDSLAEVRRNYDGYLEYLRSF from the coding sequence ATGATACGTTATTTGACTGCCGGTGAATCTCACGGCCCCCAACTTACCGCCATAATTGAAGGGATTCCCGCAGGACTGAAAATTTCCGAGGAAACAATCAATGTTGATCTGGCCCGCCGTCAGGGTGGTTACGGCCGCGGCGGCCGCATGCTGATCGAGAAAGATGAGGTGCGGATTCTCTCCGGAGTCCGGTGGGGCGAGTCTATCGGTTCTCCGGTAACCCTCTCCGTTACAAACCGTGACTGGGTCAACTGGCAGGAGAAAATGTCACCCCAGGAGCAGTACCGGGATGACAGCATTCGCGTCACCCGCGCGCGTCCCGGTCACGCCGACCTCCCCGGCGCCATGAAGTACAACCATCGCGATGTGCGCAATATCCTGGAGCGTTCGAGTGCCAGGGAGACCGCCGTGAGGGTTGCCGTGGGTTCTGTCGCCCGCTCTTTTCTGGATGAATTCGGCATTACTGTGAGCGGCTTCGTGGTGGAACTGGGGGGGATTCGTGCAGAGAAGAACGGGATTTCCTCCGAGCGTCTCCGCGAACAGGCTTCCCGCTCCGAGCTTGCCACCTATGATGCCGAGGCGGAGCAACGGATGAAAGCATTCATCGATGCGGCCAGGGAAGCTGGCGATACGGTGGGTGGCGTGGTTGAAATTGTTGTTTCCGGAGTGCCCGTGGGACTTGGCAGCCACGTCCAGTGGGACCGTAAGCTCGACGCCCGCCTGGCCATGGCGGTCATGAGCATTCAGGCCATAAAGGGGGTGGAGATCGGTCTCGGCTTCGAGTCTGCCCGTCGGCCGGGGTCCCAGGTTCATGATGAGATTTACTTCGACTCCTCCCGCCTTGCCGGCGGCGGGGCCACAGGGTTTTTCCGCAATACCAACAATGCGGGGGGCCTTGAGGGGGGGATCACGAATGGCGAGGAGATAGTAGTCCGCGCTGCCATGAAGCCGATTCCAACCCTCTACAAGCCTCTCAAGTCTGTGGATATGCTGACCAAGGAGCCTTTCGAGGCTACGGTTGAACGTTCAGACGTATGTGCTGTTCCGGCTGCTGCGGTTGTAGCTGAATCGGTTGTGGCCGTAGAGATTGCCAATGCGCTACTGGAGAAGTTCGGCGGTGATTCCCTTGCGGAAGTCCGGCGCAATTACGATGGCTACCTCGAATATCTCCGCTCTTTCTAA
- a CDS encoding pilus assembly protein PilP, whose protein sequence is MTRRNSTGLFLIAAMASLVLACGGCKKGEEAPPPAPADASKPHPQAKPPVQAQTSSAQLPAGGLHSLGFSGRKDPFKPFLQAKAQRPAATSGSISSAGLLPIQGYNVGQFRVTGIIAGFKENKALIVDPAGKGYVVKAGMKIGNSNGVISKVTPSYLEVIERSRDDVTGKMIRRTVKLTLPKKN, encoded by the coding sequence ATGACAAGAAGAAATAGCACCGGGTTATTCCTCATTGCCGCAATGGCCTCTCTGGTCCTGGCATGCGGGGGATGCAAGAAGGGGGAAGAGGCACCGCCTCCCGCTCCTGCCGACGCATCTAAGCCACATCCCCAGGCTAAACCTCCCGTGCAGGCGCAAACTTCTTCCGCGCAACTTCCGGCTGGGGGGCTTCATTCCCTGGGTTTTTCCGGCAGGAAAGATCCGTTCAAGCCCTTCCTGCAGGCAAAAGCACAAAGACCTGCCGCCACCTCCGGGTCTATCTCGTCCGCGGGGCTACTTCCCATTCAGGGGTATAACGTGGGGCAGTTCCGTGTTACCGGCATAATTGCAGGTTTCAAGGAGAACAAGGCTCTTATCGTCGACCCCGCCGGCAAGGGGTACGTGGTTAAGGCCGGAATGAAAATAGGCAACAGCAACGGCGTGATATCTAAAGTCACCCCGTCGTACCTTGAGGTAATTGAACGCTCCAGGGATGACGTGACAGGCAAGATGATCCGGCGGACGGTGAAACTTACTCTGCCGAAGAAAAACTAA
- the pilQ gene encoding type IV pilus secretin family protein → MSIQLTISRNITLLSLLGALCGCAATNAAVVGDREAGQVSPVPALRDIRVTGEGDDAQVIISADRPVAYTFYTVANPPKGVVDFAQVLPGAYTKPVEINSGNIKRIETTRFGEGDAAMTRVEVFLSRDVDMTAATDTKDKSTMRLAFVSAPASVPAKDSGAEPPVTASVQEPAAVQSPQPEQSPVLSAPAEPAPVKAADAITAITPRKDFLEIQTSGDVADFKTFRLTKPDRLVLDVFGVRAAMAQKVVPVNSMGIGTVRVGAYPEKVRLVLDAAGDRLPEFSVRKTSTGLVVAPPTVSAAVAEPRQFEQAVATVPATSRKAEQKQPVSSGNPEIESIEFNVVDNVSRVVIATTAPCDVDKPVKSAEGVTLNFRNCTLPKKWQRHLDTSAFAGVVRMVTPYQVKTNGRNDVKVQVKLSKQAPYELRREAGVVYLDIKNPVELDAPRIAEELASPGDAGRAVPAAARPMAASPESQGRKVYTGRRVTLEFSDADIRKIFQLIAEVSNLNFIVGDDVTGTITLKLVNVPWDQALDVILDNKGLGMQRDGNIVQIRPKSKVQTLADEEQSMKKAKERAMELETEVFEVNYASVSDVVTQFNAVKSERGMISQDIRTNSVIVKDIAPNLEDMRILLKNLDAPEKQVMIEARIVEVETSISSELGIQWGIHARDANILGITNVDTGFGGILTGTASTVANSTFGPGLATGITFGKILGGTNQSLDLKLSALATRGNAKIISTPKVVTLNNKAAKISQGQMIPYQNTSSTEGAKTEFVEAALTLEVTPHITSAGSVIMKIKATNDTAGTPIGQSDTPPINKKEATTELVVNNGETTVIGGIYIDSDQDSDTGVPFLKDIPLIGHLFKSSVKKKVKTELLIFITPKILAT, encoded by the coding sequence ATGAGCATCCAACTTACAATATCCCGCAATATAACCCTCTTGTCCCTTTTGGGCGCATTGTGCGGCTGTGCTGCAACCAATGCCGCAGTTGTGGGAGACAGGGAGGCGGGTCAGGTCTCACCGGTTCCGGCGTTGCGGGACATCAGGGTTACAGGGGAGGGGGACGATGCCCAGGTAATCATCTCTGCTGACCGGCCTGTAGCATACACCTTCTATACGGTGGCCAATCCCCCCAAGGGGGTGGTTGACTTTGCACAAGTGCTGCCGGGTGCGTATACCAAGCCTGTCGAGATAAATTCAGGTAATATCAAGCGGATCGAGACTACCCGTTTTGGCGAGGGAGATGCCGCCATGACCCGGGTAGAGGTCTTCCTCTCCCGTGATGTTGATATGACGGCTGCCACTGACACAAAAGACAAGAGCACCATGCGGCTTGCCTTTGTGTCTGCGCCGGCTTCAGTTCCCGCAAAAGATTCAGGTGCTGAGCCTCCTGTGACGGCTTCCGTCCAGGAACCGGCTGCGGTGCAGAGTCCTCAACCTGAGCAGTCCCCGGTTCTCTCTGCGCCTGCCGAACCTGCTCCGGTTAAAGCCGCTGATGCCATTACCGCCATCACTCCACGGAAGGATTTTCTTGAGATCCAGACATCGGGAGATGTTGCCGATTTCAAAACGTTCAGGCTCACTAAACCGGACCGGCTTGTGCTGGACGTGTTTGGTGTGAGAGCGGCCATGGCGCAAAAGGTCGTGCCGGTTAACAGTATGGGGATCGGCACCGTCAGGGTTGGAGCTTATCCCGAAAAGGTCCGGCTTGTCCTTGATGCTGCCGGCGATAGACTTCCCGAGTTTTCGGTCAGAAAAACCTCGACCGGTCTTGTCGTAGCTCCCCCGACGGTTTCGGCGGCAGTTGCGGAACCCCGGCAATTTGAGCAGGCAGTTGCTACCGTGCCGGCAACATCGCGTAAAGCGGAGCAGAAACAGCCCGTTTCCAGTGGTAATCCCGAAATTGAATCGATTGAATTCAATGTTGTTGATAACGTATCCCGGGTTGTCATTGCCACGACCGCTCCCTGTGACGTGGACAAACCCGTAAAATCAGCCGAAGGCGTGACCCTCAACTTCAGGAACTGCACCCTGCCCAAGAAATGGCAGCGTCACCTCGATACGAGCGCCTTTGCCGGTGTAGTCCGGATGGTAACGCCCTATCAGGTCAAGACAAATGGGCGTAATGACGTCAAGGTACAGGTCAAGCTGAGCAAGCAGGCCCCCTATGAACTACGCAGGGAAGCAGGTGTCGTTTATCTTGATATTAAGAACCCTGTGGAACTTGATGCGCCGCGGATAGCGGAGGAACTGGCATCTCCCGGCGACGCCGGACGTGCCGTGCCGGCAGCGGCCAGGCCGATGGCGGCATCTCCCGAATCTCAGGGGCGGAAGGTCTATACGGGGCGTCGGGTAACGCTTGAGTTTTCAGACGCCGATATCCGGAAAATCTTTCAGCTAATTGCCGAGGTCAGCAACCTGAACTTCATTGTTGGTGACGATGTCACCGGAACGATTACCCTGAAATTGGTGAACGTTCCCTGGGACCAGGCACTTGATGTAATCCTGGACAACAAAGGCCTTGGGATGCAGCGGGACGGCAACATCGTTCAGATCCGTCCTAAATCAAAGGTTCAAACTTTGGCCGATGAAGAGCAGAGCATGAAAAAGGCTAAAGAACGGGCCATGGAGCTTGAAACCGAGGTGTTCGAGGTTAACTATGCCTCGGTGAGCGATGTAGTTACCCAGTTCAATGCTGTCAAGAGCGAGCGTGGGATGATCTCCCAGGACATCCGCACCAACAGTGTGATCGTCAAGGATATTGCCCCTAACCTTGAGGACATGAGGATACTGCTGAAAAATCTCGATGCGCCGGAAAAACAGGTAATGATAGAAGCGCGCATTGTCGAAGTTGAGACAAGCATCAGCAGCGAGCTGGGCATTCAGTGGGGGATTCATGCCAGGGATGCCAATATCCTCGGCATTACGAATGTTGATACCGGCTTTGGGGGGATATTGACCGGTACGGCGTCTACTGTAGCTAACTCGACTTTTGGACCCGGTCTTGCTACCGGAATCACCTTCGGTAAGATTCTGGGCGGGACAAACCAGTCCCTTGACTTGAAACTGTCGGCTCTTGCCACCAGGGGAAATGCGAAAATTATCTCCACTCCGAAGGTGGTGACGCTGAACAACAAAGCGGCAAAGATTTCCCAGGGGCAGATGATTCCCTATCAAAACACCAGTTCAACTGAAGGGGCCAAGACCGAGTTCGTCGAAGCGGCTCTTACCCTTGAGGTGACACCTCATATCACGTCGGCCGGCAGTGTGATCATGAAGATTAAGGCAACCAATGACACCGCCGGCACTCCTATCGGTCAGAGCGATACTCCTCCGATCAACAAAAAAGAGGCGACAACTGAACTTGTTGTCAATAACGGTGAGACAACGGTTATCGGCGGTATCTATATCGATTCGGATCAGGACTCGGACACTGGGGTTCCTTTCCTGAAAGATATTCCTCTGATCGGCCATCTTTTCAAGTCGTCGGTTAAGAAAAAGGTGAAAACGGAGCTGCTAATTTTCATTACGCCAAAAATCCTTGCCACGTGA
- a CDS encoding type 4a pilus biogenesis protein PilO — protein sequence MDPKIEKLLKLPKKQKIALLALILVAEGAALYFGLFLPRQTELKELRGRLEGVQNEVRDKQRIADNLPKLKNEYQQLQKDLDQALTELPNQKEIPTLLTSITSFGKGTGNDFLLFKPRAEVPKDFYAEVPVDISVSGSFHSVANFFTAVGNMPRIVNITDVSFADIKQTGGKTSVKVNCLATTFRFLDKKETQDDKKK from the coding sequence ATGGATCCGAAAATCGAAAAACTGCTTAAGCTTCCCAAAAAACAGAAAATTGCGCTTTTGGCCCTAATACTTGTGGCCGAAGGGGCGGCCCTCTATTTCGGGCTCTTTCTGCCTCGCCAGACAGAGCTCAAAGAGCTTCGCGGGCGGTTGGAAGGTGTCCAGAACGAAGTGAGGGACAAGCAGCGGATTGCTGATAACCTTCCGAAGCTTAAAAACGAGTATCAGCAGCTTCAGAAGGATCTTGACCAGGCTCTCACCGAATTGCCCAACCAGAAAGAGATCCCAACCCTGCTGACCAGCATCACCAGTTTCGGCAAGGGGACAGGCAATGATTTTCTCCTCTTCAAGCCGAGGGCCGAAGTTCCCAAGGACTTCTATGCCGAGGTGCCGGTAGATATCTCGGTTTCCGGTTCATTCCACAGTGTTGCCAACTTCTTCACAGCCGTGGGGAATATGCCGAGGATCGTCAATATCACCGACGTCTCCTTTGCCGATATAAAGCAGACGGGCGGTAAAACCAGCGTCAAAGTCAACTGCCTCGCCACGACGTTCCGCTTCCTCGACAAGAAAGAGACTCAGGATGACAAGAAGAAATAG
- the aroQ gene encoding type II 3-dehydroquinate dehydratase produces MNILVVHGPNLNLLGVREPGIYGSLTLDLINESIAALGAELGCSVSFFQSNSEGAMVDAIQQARCSCDGILINPAAYTHTSVAIRDAIAAVALPVVEVHLSNIHCREEFRRHSFIAPVAVGQIAGFGADSYLLGLRALFTHIKKEIVTKA; encoded by the coding sequence ATGAACATTCTTGTGGTCCACGGTCCGAACCTCAATCTGCTCGGAGTACGCGAGCCCGGTATCTATGGCAGCCTGACCCTCGACCTCATCAATGAATCAATAGCTGCACTGGGTGCAGAACTGGGCTGCTCGGTTTCCTTCTTCCAGTCCAACAGCGAAGGCGCCATGGTGGATGCTATCCAGCAGGCCCGATGCTCATGCGACGGTATACTTATCAACCCTGCGGCCTATACCCATACCAGTGTTGCCATTCGTGACGCCATTGCTGCCGTAGCTTTGCCGGTGGTTGAGGTCCACCTTTCCAATATCCACTGCCGGGAAGAGTTCCGGCGGCACAGTTTCATCGCGCCGGTGGCCGTTGGCCAGATTGCCGGATTCGGTGCCGATAGCTATCTGTTGGGGCTTCGCGCGCTTTTTACTCACATTAAAAAAGAGATTGTCACCAAGGCATGA
- a CDS encoding shikimate kinase, whose product MRNIVLTGFMGTGKSSVGKLLAQRLGFRYCDLDARIVEEEGISINEIFSRHGESHFRALETSAVRRLAQEQQCVVSTGGGAVIAPENRRLLMEAGVVVNLTASVEEICRRLREETDRPLLRDNRSEEHIERMLAEREPYYAHAELRIDTTGKSVEDVVAEIIVYLKERGFAWKP is encoded by the coding sequence ATGCGCAACATCGTTCTCACCGGATTCATGGGGACCGGCAAGAGCAGTGTCGGCAAACTCCTGGCCCAGCGTCTCGGCTTTCGCTACTGTGATCTTGATGCCCGTATCGTCGAGGAGGAGGGAATCTCCATTAATGAGATTTTTTCTCGTCATGGAGAATCGCATTTCCGTGCTCTTGAGACCTCGGCAGTGCGGCGGCTGGCCCAGGAGCAGCAGTGTGTTGTTTCCACAGGCGGAGGGGCGGTTATTGCGCCTGAGAACAGGCGGTTGCTCATGGAGGCCGGAGTCGTTGTAAATCTCACCGCATCGGTGGAAGAGATTTGCCGGAGACTGCGCGAGGAAACTGACAGGCCGCTTTTGAGGGATAACCGTTCGGAGGAACATATCGAGCGGATGCTGGCGGAACGTGAGCCGTACTACGCACATGCGGAGTTGAGGATTGACACCACAGGCAAAAGCGTGGAAGATGTGGTCGCTGAAATCATCGTTTATCTGAAAGAAAGAGGATTTGCGTGGAAACCCTGA